One stretch of Hevea brasiliensis isolate MT/VB/25A 57/8 chromosome 12, ASM3005281v1, whole genome shotgun sequence DNA includes these proteins:
- the LOC110647625 gene encoding organic cation/carnitine transporter 7 isoform X1, whose translation MESERLVYTLDEALAAVGFGKFQGLVLVYAGFGWFSEAIEIMILSFVGPAVKLKWALSSSEESLLSSVVFAGMLIGAYSWGLTSDNYGRRKAFLSMTVITSGAGFLSAFSPNYISLVFLRCLVGFGLGGGHVFLSWFLEFIPTSHRGKWMVIISIFWTIGTIFEASLAWIVMPILNWRWLLALSAVPSFSLLLFYRLVPESPRYLCLKGRTVHAHQILEKMALVNQKDLPPGMLISYEIIDVDEEYPSEYTSFLSVAREKISIFRSGFSLFFMLFSSNLIRITLLLWVLFFGNTFVYYGIVLLTSEISTVQDKCSSTVLLTENLQADSLYTDVLITSFAELPGLLLSVVIVDRFGRKPAMTIMFILAWVFLLPLVFSQSAILTTGLLFGARMFSMGTFTVACIYAPELYPTSVRSTGAGVASAIGRIGGMVCPLVAVALTSSCHLKEAIILFEVVIAVTVTCILLFPFETSGRELSDSIAVSDSKQALLAENSSSTPSP comes from the exons ATGGAATCCGAAAGGCTTGTGTATACGCTGGATGAAGCGCTTGCTGCTGTGGGGTTTGGGAAATTCCAAGGTCTTGTGCTGGTTTATGCCGGATTTGGGTGGTTTTCGGAAGCAATTGAAATTATGATTCTATCTTTTGTGGGGCCTGCTGTTAAGTTGAAGTGGGCACTCTCCTCGAGTGAAGAGAGCTTGTTAAGTTCTGTTGTTTTTGCTGGTATGTTGATTGGAGCCTATTCATGGGGCCTCACATCAGATAATTATGGAAGAAG GAAAGCTTTTTTAAGCATGACAGTGATTACTAGTGGAGCTGGATTCCTGAGTGCTTTCTCCCCAAATTATATATCATTAGTGTTTCTCCGTTGTTTGGTTGGTTTTGGCCTGGGTGGTGGACATGTATTCTTGTCATGGTTTCTTGAGTTTATTCCCACTTCGCATAGAGGCAAGTGGATGgttatcatttcaattttctgGACAATTGGAACTATATTTGAGGCTTCACTAGCATGG ATTGTGATGCCAATACTGAATTGGAGGTGGTTACTTGCTCTGTCTGCTGTACCATCATTTTCTTTACTGCTCTTTTATCGTCTTGTTCCAGAGTCTCCAAGATATCTATGCCTGAAAGGCAGAACAGTTCACGCACACCAAATTCTGGAGAAAATGGCTTTAGTTAACCAAAAAGATTTGCCTCCTGGAATGCTCATTTCATATGAGATAATAGACGTGGATGAAGAATATCCTTCAGAATATACAAGTTTCCTATCTGTAGCTAGAGAAAAGATCTCAATATTCAGATCAGGTTTCTCATTGTTTTTTATGCTTTTCTCGTCAAACTTAATTCGAATAACATTGCTTCTTTGGGTTTTATTCTTTGGAAATACATTTGTATATTATGGCATAGTATTGCTGACCTCTGAGATAAGTACTGTGCAAGACAAATGTAGCTCGACTGTCTTGCTTACAGAAAATCTGCAGGCAGATAGTCTCTATACAGATGTGCTCATCACTAGTTTTGCAG agcTTCCTGGTCTTCTTTTATCAGTTGTTATTGTGGATAGATTTGGCCGCAAACCTGCAATGACAATTATGTTCATCTTAGCATGGGTGTTCCTTTTACCACTTGTCTTTTCTCAGTCAGCAATTTTAACAACAGGGTTGTTATTTGGAGCTCGCATGTTCTCCATGGGAACCTTCACTGTTGCCTGCATATATGCCCCAGAA TTATATCCAACCTCTGTGAGGTCAACTGGTGCTGGAGTTGCAAGTGCTATAGGGAGAATTGGTGGGATGGTGTGTCCTCTTGTAGCGGTTGCTTTGACAAGCAGTTGCCATCTGAAGGAAGCTATTATTCTATTTGAGGTTGTAATTGCTGTTACAGTAACCTGCATTCTGCTTTTCCCATTTGAAACCAGCGGACGCGAGTTGAGCGACAGCATAGCTGTATCAGATTCAAAACAAGCCCTTCTTGCTGAGAATTCAAGTTCTACACCTTCCCCATAA
- the LOC110647625 gene encoding organic cation/carnitine transporter 7 isoform X2, producing the protein MESERLVYTLDEALAAVGFGKFQGLVLVYAGFGWFSEAIEIMILSFVGPAVKLKWALSSSEESLLSSVVFAGMLIGAYSWGLTSDNYGRRKAFLSMTVITSGAGFLSAFSPNYISLVFLRCLVGFGLGGGHVFLSWFLEFIPTSHRGKWMVIISIFWTIGTIFEASLAWIVMPILNWRWLLALSAVPSFSLLLFYRLVPESPRYLCLKGRTVHAHQILEKMALVNQKDLPPGMLISYEIIDVDEEYPSEYTSFLSVAREKISIFRSELPGLLLSVVIVDRFGRKPAMTIMFILAWVFLLPLVFSQSAILTTGLLFGARMFSMGTFTVACIYAPELYPTSVRSTGAGVASAIGRIGGMVCPLVAVALTSSCHLKEAIILFEVVIAVTVTCILLFPFETSGRELSDSIAVSDSKQALLAENSSSTPSP; encoded by the exons ATGGAATCCGAAAGGCTTGTGTATACGCTGGATGAAGCGCTTGCTGCTGTGGGGTTTGGGAAATTCCAAGGTCTTGTGCTGGTTTATGCCGGATTTGGGTGGTTTTCGGAAGCAATTGAAATTATGATTCTATCTTTTGTGGGGCCTGCTGTTAAGTTGAAGTGGGCACTCTCCTCGAGTGAAGAGAGCTTGTTAAGTTCTGTTGTTTTTGCTGGTATGTTGATTGGAGCCTATTCATGGGGCCTCACATCAGATAATTATGGAAGAAG GAAAGCTTTTTTAAGCATGACAGTGATTACTAGTGGAGCTGGATTCCTGAGTGCTTTCTCCCCAAATTATATATCATTAGTGTTTCTCCGTTGTTTGGTTGGTTTTGGCCTGGGTGGTGGACATGTATTCTTGTCATGGTTTCTTGAGTTTATTCCCACTTCGCATAGAGGCAAGTGGATGgttatcatttcaattttctgGACAATTGGAACTATATTTGAGGCTTCACTAGCATGG ATTGTGATGCCAATACTGAATTGGAGGTGGTTACTTGCTCTGTCTGCTGTACCATCATTTTCTTTACTGCTCTTTTATCGTCTTGTTCCAGAGTCTCCAAGATATCTATGCCTGAAAGGCAGAACAGTTCACGCACACCAAATTCTGGAGAAAATGGCTTTAGTTAACCAAAAAGATTTGCCTCCTGGAATGCTCATTTCATATGAGATAATAGACGTGGATGAAGAATATCCTTCAGAATATACAAGTTTCCTATCTGTAGCTAGAGAAAAGATCTCAATATTCAGATCAG agcTTCCTGGTCTTCTTTTATCAGTTGTTATTGTGGATAGATTTGGCCGCAAACCTGCAATGACAATTATGTTCATCTTAGCATGGGTGTTCCTTTTACCACTTGTCTTTTCTCAGTCAGCAATTTTAACAACAGGGTTGTTATTTGGAGCTCGCATGTTCTCCATGGGAACCTTCACTGTTGCCTGCATATATGCCCCAGAA TTATATCCAACCTCTGTGAGGTCAACTGGTGCTGGAGTTGCAAGTGCTATAGGGAGAATTGGTGGGATGGTGTGTCCTCTTGTAGCGGTTGCTTTGACAAGCAGTTGCCATCTGAAGGAAGCTATTATTCTATTTGAGGTTGTAATTGCTGTTACAGTAACCTGCATTCTGCTTTTCCCATTTGAAACCAGCGGACGCGAGTTGAGCGACAGCATAGCTGTATCAGATTCAAAACAAGCCCTTCTTGCTGAGAATTCAAGTTCTACACCTTCCCCATAA